The following proteins come from a genomic window of Fusobacterium sp. DD2:
- a CDS encoding FtsW/RodA/SpoVE family cell cycle protein: MKKNIAENLYAQRNRIDRETKEINEAISYKRRRIALIAVAAIFVGVSIINMASASFDSISTKGYGILLSHVKFMGIAIVAGLVFYSRFNYKFFNKNKVCFVMLLFSLGAFAFLYFGHRFLPTYVPRINGAIGWIKVKNFTVQPAEILKIPYIMILAHLFEKCEEKKMKGMGTFFTIIPIVILYIIGLYAQQDLGTALHYLAIFAFMLFMSNFSLKWITGIASIGLIFVSGIFYYIFSKDEINSTDYKIKRIASFLDGLIKNEYDNSFGYQVGQSLNAFGNGGLIGKGYANGVQKYNYLPEIRTDFVMACFGEEFGFLGMVSLLIFVFLAFSIIKNIAMNAKDYFGKFLAIGIAGYLIIQVLINVCVAIGMLPVFGIPMPLFSYGGSSLVTVMVALGIVLNINERNR, translated from the coding sequence TACAAAAGGAGACGAATAGCTTTAATAGCAGTAGCAGCAATTTTTGTTGGAGTAAGTATTATAAATATGGCAAGTGCCAGTTTTGATTCTATCTCTACAAAAGGATATGGAATTCTTTTATCACATGTGAAATTTATGGGGATTGCAATAGTAGCTGGACTAGTTTTTTATTCAAGATTTAATTATAAGTTTTTTAATAAAAATAAAGTGTGTTTTGTAATGTTACTTTTTTCTTTAGGTGCTTTTGCATTTCTTTATTTTGGACATAGATTTCTTCCAACATATGTTCCAAGAATAAATGGTGCAATTGGTTGGATTAAAGTTAAGAATTTTACAGTACAGCCAGCTGAAATTTTAAAAATTCCTTACATTATGATACTTGCACATCTTTTTGAAAAGTGTGAAGAGAAAAAAATGAAAGGAATGGGGACTTTTTTTACCATTATTCCAATAGTTATACTTTATATAATTGGATTATATGCACAGCAAGATCTTGGAACAGCTTTGCACTATTTGGCGATATTTGCATTTATGTTATTTATGAGTAACTTTAGCTTGAAATGGATTACTGGAATTGCATCTATAGGTTTAATATTTGTAAGTGGTATATTTTATTATATTTTTTCAAAAGATGAAATAAACTCTACAGATTATAAAATAAAGAGAATTGCAAGTTTTCTTGACGGATTGATAAAAAATGAATATGACAATTCTTTTGGATATCAGGTAGGTCAATCACTAAATGCATTTGGTAATGGTGGATTAATAGGAAAAGGATATGCTAATGGAGTGCAGAAATATAATTATCTTCCAGAGATAAGAACTGACTTTGTAATGGCATGCTTTGGAGAGGAATTTGGATTTTTAGGAATGGTATCTCTATTAATATTCGTTTTCTTAGCATTTAGCATAATAAAGAATATTGCAATGAATGCAAAGGATTATTTTGGAAAATTCCTTGCTATAGGGATTGCAGGATATCTTATTATACAAGTATTAATAAATGTATGTGTTGCAATAGGAATGCTTCCTGTATTTGGTATTCCAATGCCATTATTTAGCTATGGTGGTTCATCACTTGTTACAGTAATGGTTGCATTGGGAATAGTTTTGAATATAAATGAAAGAAATAGGTGA
- the aroC gene encoding chorismate synthase: MGAVWGNNIKLSIFGESHGKGIGINIDGIEPGFKIDFEEIKYYMNKRRPGTSNITTARKEKDEAQILSGIFEGITTGAPICVFIPNEDKKSKDYSILKEVMRPGHSDYPAYVKYHGYNDVRGGGHFSGRLTAPLVYAGSIAREILKEKGINIYSHIKSIKNIEDIRFEKADIDLIRESQKKEFQVLDDSAEKDMREEILKAKKMGNSVGGTIECMATGVPAGIGNPFFDSLESTISHLMFSIPAVKGIEFGKGFDITRMYGSEANDEYFYCNDKVEAKSNNNGGILGGISNGMPLNITVGIKPTPSIGIKQHSINVSKKENCELQIEGRHDPCIVPRAVVVVESVMALAILDQLKGAGLNG; this comes from the coding sequence ATGGGTGCTGTATGGGGAAATAACATAAAATTGTCAATATTTGGAGAATCACATGGAAAAGGGATTGGAATAAATATTGATGGGATAGAACCTGGTTTTAAAATAGATTTTGAAGAGATAAAATATTATATGAATAAAAGAAGACCAGGGACAAGTAACATAACTACTGCCAGAAAAGAAAAAGATGAAGCACAAATATTAAGTGGAATATTTGAAGGAATTACCACAGGAGCACCAATCTGTGTTTTTATTCCCAACGAGGATAAGAAATCAAAAGACTATTCAATTTTAAAAGAGGTAATGAGACCTGGACATAGTGATTATCCTGCATATGTAAAATATCATGGATATAATGATGTGCGTGGTGGAGGTCATTTTTCTGGAAGACTAACTGCACCATTAGTTTATGCTGGAAGTATTGCAAGAGAGATATTGAAAGAAAAGGGTATCAATATATACTCACATATAAAAAGTATAAAAAATATTGAAGATATAAGATTTGAAAAGGCTGATATAGATTTAATAAGGGAAAGTCAGAAAAAAGAGTTTCAGGTACTAGACGACAGTGCTGAAAAAGATATGCGTGAAGAGATATTAAAAGCAAAAAAAATGGGAAATTCAGTAGGAGGAACTATTGAATGTATGGCTACTGGGGTACCAGCAGGAATAGGGAATCCTTTTTTTGATTCTTTAGAAAGTACAATTTCACATCTTATGTTTTCTATTCCAGCTGTAAAAGGGATAGAATTTGGAAAAGGTTTTGATATAACAAGAATGTACGGCAGTGAAGCAAATGATGAGTATTTTTACTGCAATGATAAAGTTGAAGCAAAGAGCAATAACAATGGTGGAATATTAGGTGGAATATCAAATGGAATGCCACTCAATATAACTGTTGGGATAAAACCTACTCCCTCTATCGGAATCAAACAGCATAGTATAAATGTTAGCAAAAAAGAAAATTGTGAATTACAAATTGAGGGAAGGCATGATCCATGTATTGTACCAAGAGCTGTTGTAGTAGTGGAATCTGTTATGGCATTAGCTATTTTGGATCAACTAAAAGGAGCTGGATTAAATGGTTAA